A portion of the Bacteroidota bacterium genome contains these proteins:
- a CDS encoding ATP-binding cassette domain-containing protein, with the protein MSITVRNLTKLYGEEKAIDDISFDVKTGEILGFLGPNGAGKTTTMKIITCYMPPSAGTVTVDDLDVASRSLEVRRKIGYLPELNPLYLDMNVLEYLEYSAQLHKMTKPQIRQRMREMVDVCGLSDVRHKDIGELSKGYRQRVGLAQAMIHDPEVLILDEPTSGLDPNQIVEIRNLIRKLGSAKTVILSTHILSEVQATCDRVIIINDGKIVADGTPDHLQNEFRGSDIISLELKADVANGMTDIFPKIKALPNVENVQYQNPSPGLHRLIINAAKGSDIREALFRQAVSEKWLLLEIHREATSLEEVFHKLTTVN; encoded by the coding sequence ATGTCCATTACTGTCCGCAACCTGACAAAATTATACGGCGAAGAAAAAGCAATCGACGATATCTCGTTCGATGTGAAGACGGGAGAAATTCTTGGATTCCTCGGACCAAACGGCGCCGGCAAAACAACGACGATGAAGATCATTACGTGCTATATGCCCCCCAGCGCTGGAACGGTCACCGTCGACGATCTTGATGTGGCCAGCCGGTCGCTCGAAGTCCGCCGCAAGATCGGATATTTGCCCGAATTGAATCCGCTCTATCTCGACATGAACGTCCTGGAATACCTGGAATATTCCGCCCAACTCCACAAAATGACCAAGCCGCAAATCCGCCAGCGGATGCGCGAGATGGTGGATGTGTGCGGGTTGTCGGACGTGCGGCATAAAGATATCGGCGAATTGTCGAAAGGTTACCGGCAACGTGTCGGGCTGGCGCAGGCGATGATCCACGATCCCGAAGTCCTCATTCTGGATGAACCGACGAGCGGACTCGACCCGAACCAGATCGTCGAAATACGGAACCTCATCAGGAAGCTCGGCAGCGCGAAAACGGTGATCCTCTCCACGCATATTCTCTCCGAAGTCCAGGCGACGTGCGATAGAGTGATTATCATCAACGATGGAAAAATTGTCGCAGACGGAACTCCGGACCATCTGCAAAATGAGTTTCGCGGTTCGGATATTATTTCGTTGGAACTCAAAGCCGATGTCGCCAACGGTATGACGGATATTTTCCCCAAGATTAAAGCTCTTCCGAATGTCGAAAATGTCCAGTATCAGAATCCGTCGCCCGGCCTGCACCGTCTTATTATCAACGCTGCCAAAGGGTCGGATATTCGCGAAGCGCTTTTCCGCCAAGCGGTGAGCGAGAAATGGCTTTTGTTGGAAATTCACAGGGAGGCGACAAGCCTGGAAGAAGTTTTCCATAAGTTGACGACTGTTAACTGA
- a CDS encoding DUF3052 family protein yields the protein MKYEGKVFKGKALLETNELIFRGDHRLTIPFKKMKSVDADESELTVVFDGGTASFTIEKRAEQWQDKILHPKSVLDKLGVKEDSLVSVKGITDKDFLNQLTSRAKSVSVKDLREDSDIIFYAADNKKDLEKLNDLKRHLKSNGALWIVSLKGKRAKIKDTDVMSAGKKAGLVDVKVVSFSETQTALKFVVPVDGRK from the coding sequence ATGAAATATGAAGGGAAAGTCTTCAAGGGGAAAGCTCTCCTTGAAACCAATGAGCTCATCTTCCGCGGTGATCACCGGCTTACGATTCCCTTCAAGAAAATGAAATCCGTCGACGCAGACGAGAGTGAGTTGACGGTGGTCTTCGACGGCGGTACGGCTTCCTTCACTATCGAGAAAAGGGCCGAGCAATGGCAGGATAAAATTTTACACCCGAAAAGCGTCCTGGATAAACTCGGGGTCAAAGAGGACTCGCTGGTAAGCGTGAAAGGGATAACCGATAAGGATTTTTTGAATCAATTGACCTCGCGGGCAAAGAGCGTTTCTGTCAAAGATCTTCGAGAAGATTCGGACATTATTTTTTATGCGGCGGATAATAAAAAGGATTTAGAGAAGCTGAATGATCTGAAACGTCACCTCAAAAGCAACGGAGCGCTATGGATTGTCTCCCTTAAGGGTAAGCGGGCGAAGATCAAAGATACCGACGTCATGTCAGCAGGGAAAAAAGCGGGTTTGGTTGACGTTAAAGTTGTTTCATTCTCGGAGACACAGACGGCGTTGAAGTTTGTTGTTCCAGTGGACGGAAGGAAGTAG
- a CDS encoding ABC transporter permease subunit, which yields MNFDLKKFLDNYSNVGPIFRKELRSYFNSAVAYVVIVVFLAIVGWFFTSNLFLMNVASMRMMFEVVPAVFLFIIPAVTMRLLSEEKKNGTIELLTTKPLSDTEIVLGKFLAAWALVGIALLPTLLYYITIAFLGSIDNGPVVGGYFGLMMMAGVYVAIGLFASSLTDNQVVAFILGFIFVFAIYMLDKVLFYVPEWMTTTVEFLGIDFHLSNIARGVIDTRDIIYFFSMLGFTLLLSVGSLQRRNW from the coding sequence ATGAACTTCGACCTCAAAAAGTTTCTTGATAATTACTCGAATGTCGGTCCGATCTTTCGGAAGGAATTGCGTTCGTATTTTAATTCGGCAGTAGCGTATGTTGTGATCGTCGTTTTTCTGGCAATTGTCGGATGGTTCTTCACCAGCAATCTCTTCCTGATGAACGTTGCATCGATGCGGATGATGTTCGAAGTCGTGCCGGCGGTTTTTCTCTTTATCATTCCTGCGGTCACGATGCGGCTGCTGTCGGAAGAAAAAAAGAACGGCACGATCGAACTTCTGACGACAAAGCCGCTTTCTGATACGGAGATCGTCCTCGGTAAATTTTTGGCGGCATGGGCGCTGGTGGGGATCGCACTTCTGCCGACCCTTCTCTACTATATAACGATCGCGTTCCTTGGCAGCATCGATAACGGCCCCGTGGTCGGCGGATATTTCGGGTTGATGATGATGGCTGGAGTGTACGTCGCTATCGGATTATTCGCTTCAAGTTTGACGGATAATCAAGTAGTGGCATTCATCCTCGGGTTTATCTTTGTGTTCGCGATCTATATGCTGGATAAGGTGTTGTTCTATGTGCCCGAGTGGATGACGACCACCGTCGAATTTCTCGGCATCGATTTCCATCTTTCCAATATCGCGCGTGGAGTTATCGACACGCGGGACATTATTTATTTCTTCTCGATGCTCGGTTTCACGCTCTTGCTTTCTGTCGGGTCGCTCCAGCGGAGAAATTGGTGA
- a CDS encoding Gldg family protein has product MNAKRNQAIIRVLLVLGILVVVNVISVRLFDRLDLTKQKVYTLSDASKKLVRSFDDRVTVRAYFTEDLPAPYNNNRREVLDILNEYKAYAGGNLQYEFINPEGEKGEQEAQQQGIPPVDVQVVKEDKFEVKRAYLGLVMMYEDKKETLPVIQNLGSLEYDISSALKRLTTRQKKKIGYTLGHDEADLSTMKEAYQALSSQYELTPVNLTGGASVPSDLAALLVIAPQKKFNDSSKYQIDQYLMRGGKIAFLLNEESASLQSQYAQPLELNLDDQLAQYGTRVNADLVRDAQCASVNVVQQQAGFTMQSQVPFPYMPMASAFNKDNLVVKDLQNVIFYFASSIDTTLAGSKGLKQQVLVSSSKRSGRQSGFIMIDAFHRYTANELAESGIPLAVAVEGSFKSFYAGKQMPGLIGSASPLAASPETRMIVVGDGDFMKDDFARNPGNMTFFVNMVDYLADDAGLITIRSKNVAMPPLDQISDGTKKLLKYGDLLLPPIAVIGFGLLRWRARTAKKKAIEASL; this is encoded by the coding sequence ATGAACGCAAAACGAAATCAGGCAATCATCCGGGTGCTGCTCGTGCTCGGCATCCTCGTTGTTGTGAACGTCATCTCGGTCCGCCTTTTCGACCGCCTCGACCTTACCAAGCAAAAGGTCTATACGCTTTCGGATGCAAGCAAGAAGCTTGTCCGCTCGTTCGACGACCGGGTGACCGTGCGCGCCTACTTTACGGAAGACCTTCCCGCGCCATACAACAACAACCGGCGCGAAGTTCTCGACATTCTCAATGAATACAAGGCGTATGCCGGAGGCAACCTTCAGTACGAGTTCATCAATCCCGAAGGAGAAAAGGGGGAGCAGGAAGCTCAGCAGCAGGGGATTCCTCCAGTCGATGTGCAGGTGGTCAAAGAAGACAAGTTTGAGGTCAAGCGGGCATATCTTGGGCTGGTGATGATGTACGAAGATAAGAAGGAAACGCTCCCTGTCATTCAAAATCTCGGCTCGCTGGAGTACGATATCAGCAGCGCCCTGAAGCGTCTGACCACGAGGCAGAAAAAGAAGATCGGTTATACGCTCGGGCACGATGAGGCCGATTTGTCCACGATGAAGGAGGCATATCAAGCTCTTTCTTCTCAATATGAATTGACGCCGGTGAACTTGACCGGCGGGGCGAGCGTGCCGTCCGACCTTGCCGCACTGCTTGTCATTGCACCGCAAAAAAAATTCAATGATTCATCGAAGTATCAGATAGACCAGTATCTGATGCGCGGCGGAAAAATTGCATTCCTGCTGAATGAGGAAAGCGCATCCCTCCAGTCGCAATATGCGCAGCCGCTCGAGTTGAACCTCGACGACCAGCTTGCTCAGTATGGCACGCGGGTGAATGCCGACCTGGTTCGGGATGCGCAGTGTGCGAGTGTGAACGTCGTGCAGCAGCAGGCCGGATTCACGATGCAGAGCCAGGTTCCATTTCCGTACATGCCGATGGCTTCAGCCTTCAACAAGGACAACCTGGTCGTCAAAGACCTGCAGAACGTGATCTTTTATTTTGCCAGCTCGATCGACACCACCCTCGCGGGGAGCAAAGGATTGAAACAACAGGTTCTCGTCAGCTCGTCAAAGCGCAGCGGCCGTCAGTCCGGATTTATCATGATCGACGCATTCCACCGTTACACTGCGAACGAACTTGCCGAGTCCGGTATTCCGCTGGCCGTCGCTGTGGAGGGCTCGTTTAAGAGTTTCTATGCGGGGAAACAAATGCCGGGGCTGATCGGCTCCGCGTCGCCCCTCGCAGCGAGCCCCGAGACTAGAATGATCGTGGTCGGAGACGGCGATTTCATGAAGGACGATTTCGCGCGCAATCCGGGGAACATGACGTTTTTCGTCAACATGGTCGATTATCTGGCGGACGATGCCGGGCTCATCACTATTCGCTCGAAAAATGTTGCGATGCCTCCTCTGGATCAGATCTCCGACGGCACGAAGAAGCTGCTCAAATACGGGGACCTTCTTCTTCCGCCGATCGCCGTGATCGGCTTCGGACTCCTCCGGTGGCGGGCCAGGACGGCAAAGAAGAAAGCGATCGAAGCCTCACTGTAA
- a CDS encoding DUF4340 domain-containing protein, with product MKKNIYVLVGIFAALIVVAYYLMNRPGESDVAAGNSQFLLNIDSLAVDRIEITSANGKVALEKKGGEWFLIEPVAYRANQSNVTALIHQAKNLAVKEIVSSNPDKRSIFQVDSTGTIVKIFQNGLQHSAFVVGKPTQSYSETYVRKAESNDVVVVAGALAFIFSKAAKDWRDKTVLAIPKENIKAISYQYAAESFSLALHDSIWMIGSAQPKAAEVNSLLSSLSNLQADDFVDSAFSTMPKITATVSVGDLQLRFSEMKDKDQYMVQSSASPQWFELQGWHAKQILKHKKDLM from the coding sequence ATGAAAAAGAATATCTACGTTCTTGTCGGTATCTTCGCAGCCCTTATTGTCGTTGCGTATTATTTGATGAATCGTCCTGGAGAGAGCGATGTCGCGGCGGGCAATTCCCAGTTTCTTCTGAACATCGATTCTCTCGCGGTCGATAGGATTGAAATCACATCGGCGAACGGGAAAGTTGCTCTCGAGAAAAAGGGGGGAGAATGGTTCCTCATTGAACCGGTGGCGTACAGAGCCAATCAATCGAACGTCACGGCGCTCATCCATCAGGCAAAAAATCTTGCTGTAAAAGAAATTGTCTCAAGCAACCCGGACAAGCGCTCGATATTTCAGGTCGACTCGACCGGAACGATCGTGAAGATCTTTCAGAACGGCCTGCAACATTCGGCCTTCGTTGTCGGCAAGCCAACGCAAAGCTATTCAGAAACATATGTACGAAAAGCCGAATCGAACGACGTCGTTGTCGTTGCAGGAGCGCTTGCATTCATATTCAGCAAAGCCGCAAAAGATTGGCGGGATAAAACCGTGTTGGCCATCCCCAAGGAAAACATCAAAGCAATTTCGTACCAGTATGCCGCAGAGTCCTTTTCTCTTGCTTTGCACGACAGCATATGGATGATCGGCAGCGCGCAGCCGAAAGCAGCGGAAGTGAATTCGCTCCTTTCATCGCTATCCAACCTCCAGGCTGACGACTTCGTCGATTCAGCGTTCTCCACGATGCCGAAAATAACCGCAACGGTTTCAGTGGGCGATCTGCAGCTGCGCTTCTCTGAAATGAAGGACAAGGATCAGTATATGGTGCAATCCTCCGCTTCTCCACAGTGGTTTGAACTCCAGGGATGGCACGCGAAACAGATCCTGAAGCACAAAAAGGATTTGATGTAA